The Belonocnema kinseyi isolate 2016_QV_RU_SX_M_011 chromosome 10, B_treatae_v1, whole genome shotgun sequence genome has a window encoding:
- the LOC117181144 gene encoding oxygen-dependent choline dehydrogenase-like, translated as MTMHHSIFVLTVLCGSGTWTYQEKDKSKINSIDMRFLRLLNGKTLMNKMMGDTGAMNGMAYCRGNAEDFNNWATLGNSGWSYKDLLLYFIKSEDNGDKEIVEHNPEYHGIGGYQRVERFRYQDLNAKIILEAGKQLGYKIVDVTGKDQLGTMIMQTITKDGQPKSTNSAFIQPIRNASLKSAKVAYAKKEVISSTGTVSSPKLLMLFGIGPADDLKKLGIKVVAASPVGKNVQDHVTFNGVSLQLNEKTATEKSFKSKQEDSELYLKTHTGPLSSTGAATLSLFTQTKYAEIDGAPDDQIYFISKSTADIDIFKVHSYYDTLLVYLFVLGSKSKGYLKLNKTDPIWGNPFIYPGTCKMGPKEDPGAVVDPRLKVYGVPGLRVVDAAIMPHNIRGNPHATIMAIAEKAADMIKEDWCHH; from the exons ATGACAATGCATcattctatatttgtactgacTGTACTCTGCGGTAGCGGAACATGGACCtaccaagaaaaagataagagtaaaattaactcGATTGATATGAGATTTCTGCGCCTACTGAACGGAAAAACTTTGATGAataaa ATGATGGGTGACACAGGTGCAATGAACGGAATGGCATACTGCAGAGGTAATGctgaagattttaataattgggCTACATTGGGTAATTCTGGTTGGAGCTATAAAGACTTACTACTATATTTCATTAAATCTGAGGACAACGGAGATAAGGAG ATTGTAGAGCATAATCCCGAATATCATGGAATAGGAGGATATCAACGAGTAGAAAGATTTCGATACCAAGAcctaaatgcaaaaattattctAGAAGCCGGAAAGCAATTGGGTTACAAGATCGTGGATGTCACTGGAAAGGACCAACTGGGAACGATGATTATGCAAACTATTACAAAAGATGGTCAACCGAAAAGCACCAACAGTGCCTTTATCCAACCGATTAGGAATGcaag TTTGAAATCAGCGAAAGTAGCATATGCCAAGAAGGAAGTAATCTCTTCAACTGGAACTGTTAGCTCTCCAAAACTGTTAATGCTGTTTGGAATAGGCCCAGCTGATGATCTTAAGAAGCTAGGTATAAAAGTGGTTGCAGCTTCGCCAGTAGGTAAAAATGTGCAGGATCATGTGACATTCAATGGAGTATCCCTTCAGTTGAACGAAAAAACTGCtacagaaaaatcttttaaaagcaaGCAGGAAGATTCAGAACTATATTTAAAAACTCACACGGGTCCTCTGTCATCAACAGGAGCTGCTACACTAAGCTTATTTACACAAACCAAATATGCAGAGATTGATGGAGCACCCGatgatcaaatttattttatctcaaaGAGCACTGCAGATATAGACATTTTCAAAGTTCATTCATATTATGATACACTTTTAGTTTATTTGTTTGTACTTGGTTCGAAAAGTAAAGGCTACCTTAAACTGAACAAAACGGATCCAATATGGGGAAATCCTTTTATCTATCCTG GTACTTGCAAAATGGGACCTAAAGAAGATCCTGGCGCTGTAGTTGATCCTAGATTAAAGGTTTATGGAGTTCCAGGCCTTAGAGTAGTTGACGCAGCTATCATGCCTCATAATATAAGGGGGAATCCACACGCAACGATAATGGCGATCGCAGAAAAAGCTGCTGATATGATCAAAGAAGATTGGTGCCATCACTGA